One stretch of Methyloversatilis sp. RAC08 DNA includes these proteins:
- a CDS encoding MarR family winged helix-turn-helix transcriptional regulator, translating to MLQLRDLPTSDVLRKFAARYPEADVSAVASFLTLLRVATELSQALDGFLARHGLLQGRWWVLILLMREDALESSPSALAQKAGVTRATMTGLLDGLEREGLVQRVFDTADRRRLTVRLLPAGQAVLDAVMPDYYRRVRTLMAGLDEDQRAALQAMLGVVRSGTDAFS from the coding sequence ATGCTTCAGCTCCGCGACCTCCCGACTTCCGATGTACTGCGCAAGTTTGCCGCCCGCTATCCCGAAGCGGACGTCAGCGCAGTCGCATCATTCCTGACACTGTTGCGCGTGGCGACCGAACTGTCGCAGGCGCTCGACGGTTTTCTCGCCCGCCACGGGCTGCTGCAGGGGCGCTGGTGGGTGCTCATCCTGCTGATGCGGGAGGACGCGCTCGAATCGTCACCCTCGGCGCTGGCACAGAAAGCCGGTGTCACGCGGGCCACGATGACCGGCCTGCTGGACGGGCTGGAGCGCGAAGGTCTGGTGCAACGCGTGTTCGACACCGCAGACCGGCGCCGGCTGACCGTGCGCCTGCTGCCGGCCGGGCAGGCCGTGCTCGATGCCGTCATGCCCGATTACTACCGCCGCGTGCGCACACTGATGGCCGGGCTCGACGAGGACCAGCGTGCTGCGCTGCAGGCCATGCTCGGCGTCGTGCGGTCCGGCACGGATGCCTTTTCCTGA
- a CDS encoding histidine phosphatase family protein: protein MNRRHFTVAAGTALLAPGLARPETPGSALVALRTGGCALLMRHATTEPGIGDPPGYRLDACSSQRNLSPAGREQARRAGAWLAQQGVVFDAVFSSRWCRCVDTASLMFPGQPVEVLEALNSFFDDGSARERQTAALRSWLGTLEGSRRVALVTHQVNILALTGDNLSMGGAVVAQPDRRGGVRSVGRIDLGG, encoded by the coding sequence ATGAACCGCCGTCATTTCACCGTCGCTGCCGGCACGGCGCTGCTGGCGCCCGGGCTGGCTCGCCCGGAGACGCCGGGCTCCGCACTTGTCGCGCTGCGAACTGGCGGCTGCGCCCTGCTGATGCGCCACGCGACGACCGAGCCCGGCATCGGCGATCCGCCCGGCTACCGGCTCGATGCCTGCAGTTCGCAACGCAACCTGTCACCGGCCGGACGCGAACAGGCGCGACGCGCCGGCGCATGGCTGGCGCAGCAGGGCGTCGTGTTCGATGCGGTGTTCAGCAGCCGCTGGTGCCGCTGCGTCGATACGGCGTCGCTGATGTTTCCCGGTCAGCCGGTCGAGGTGCTGGAAGCGCTGAATTCATTCTTCGACGACGGCAGCGCGCGCGAACGCCAGACCGCTGCGCTGCGCAGCTGGCTCGGAACACTGGAAGGATCGCGTCGGGTGGCGCTGGTGACGCATCAGGTCAACATACTGGCGCTGACCGGCGACAATCTCTCCATGGGCGGGGCGGTGGTGGCACAACCCGACCGGCGCGGCGGCGTGCGCAGCGTCGGCCGGATCGACCTGGGCGGCTGA
- a CDS encoding cytochrome P460 family protein: MQKKILGAVVAGLIIAGCSQMNAPPPVAALADGQLPLPADYRTWPTFLSAVQREDIKQIRDIYMNAQAKKAVPGNDFPQGSTFVMENWSVRLDDAGKPIKGADGKLVKDKLAAVFVMGKNPGWGAGVPEAQKNGDWIYSAFKGTGELNGEAKYDTCRTCHTPFKDKDYVFRYDEHFAAVK, encoded by the coding sequence ATGCAAAAGAAGATACTTGGCGCCGTTGTCGCCGGACTGATCATCGCCGGTTGCAGTCAGATGAATGCACCGCCGCCCGTGGCAGCGCTGGCCGACGGTCAGTTGCCGCTGCCAGCCGACTACAGAACCTGGCCGACCTTCCTCAGCGCGGTACAACGCGAGGACATCAAACAGATCCGCGACATCTACATGAATGCGCAGGCGAAGAAGGCCGTGCCGGGCAACGATTTCCCGCAGGGCTCGACCTTCGTCATGGAAAACTGGTCGGTCAGGCTCGATGACGCCGGCAAGCCGATCAAGGGTGCCGACGGCAAGCTGGTGAAGGACAAGCTGGCGGCCGTCTTCGTCATGGGCAAGAATCCGGGCTGGGGTGCTGGCGTACCCGAAGCGCAGAAGAACGGCGACTGGATCTACAGCGCGTTCAAGGGCACCGGTGAGCTGAACGGCGAAGCGAAGTACGACACCTGTCGCACCTGCCACACGCCGTTTAAGGACAAGGACTACGTGTTCCGCTACGACGAGCACTTTGCTGCCGTGAAGTAG
- a CDS encoding DUF3149 domain-containing protein, with the protein MKALTDLLSTDYGLMSLLVIAFTLFMSFWFARFFKRHMDEDEARAKQADQSAKL; encoded by the coding sequence ATGAAAGCCCTGACTGATCTGCTATCCACCGACTACGGACTGATGAGCCTGCTGGTCATCGCATTCACCCTCTTCATGAGCTTCTGGTTCGCCCGCTTCTTCAAGCGGCACATGGATGAGGACGAAGCGCGCGCCAAGCAAGCCGATCAGTCGGCGAAGCTGTAG
- a CDS encoding YybH family protein translates to MTLQALQAAVADLNLRWDAAFNRGDAAALAALYDEQGAVLPAGGNAALGSAQIEALFAGAIDQGLHNHRIEQHAVIGDSEVATQRGRWSAQANGEGGLQTFSGHLTMVYRRQPDRSWRLITHIWN, encoded by the coding sequence ATGACCCTGCAAGCCCTTCAAGCCGCCGTTGCCGACCTCAACCTGCGTTGGGATGCCGCCTTCAACCGTGGCGACGCCGCCGCGCTGGCCGCGCTGTACGACGAGCAGGGTGCCGTGCTGCCGGCCGGCGGCAATGCCGCGCTGGGTTCGGCGCAGATCGAGGCGCTGTTCGCCGGTGCCATCGATCAGGGACTGCACAACCACCGCATCGAACAGCATGCGGTGATCGGTGACAGCGAAGTCGCCACGCAGCGTGGCCGCTGGAGCGCACAGGCCAACGGCGAAGGCGGTCTGCAGACTTTCAGCGGCCATCTGACCATGGTCTATCGTCGCCAGCCGGATCGCAGCTGGCGCCTCATCACGCACATCTGGAACTGA
- a CDS encoding DMT family transporter translates to MLLAVIWGYNWVVMKIALVDIGPFQFGALRTLFGALVLFGLVVALRRPVRIIEMRAVALMGLLQTTGFTGLIILALVSGGAGKTAVLAYTMPFWVMLLAWPLLGDRLHGWQWPSAVATLVGLLCILDPLHLAGDLLSSVLATLAGVCWALAVIVAKRLQARAPDLDVLAIAAWQSLIGAVPLVVVALWWPAEPINWTPSLIGALLYNIVPGTVIAWLLWLYALRRLSAGTTSMVSLVTPVIGVLSAAWQLGERPGTGELVGMLLIGIGLLLLSVEAWRRGRTP, encoded by the coding sequence ATGCTGCTGGCCGTGATCTGGGGCTACAACTGGGTGGTCATGAAGATCGCCCTGGTCGACATCGGCCCCTTCCAGTTCGGCGCGCTGCGCACGCTGTTCGGTGCGCTGGTGCTGTTCGGACTGGTCGTCGCGCTGCGCCGTCCGGTGCGCATCATCGAAATGCGCGCGGTGGCGCTGATGGGTCTGCTGCAGACCACCGGCTTCACCGGGTTGATCATTCTCGCGCTGGTCAGCGGTGGTGCCGGCAAGACCGCCGTACTGGCCTACACGATGCCGTTCTGGGTGATGCTGCTGGCCTGGCCGCTGCTCGGCGATCGCCTGCACGGCTGGCAGTGGCCGTCGGCTGTCGCCACGCTGGTCGGCCTGCTGTGCATTCTTGATCCACTGCATCTGGCCGGTGACCTGCTGAGCAGCGTGCTGGCGACGCTGGCCGGCGTGTGCTGGGCGCTGGCGGTGATCGTCGCGAAAAGGCTGCAGGCGCGAGCGCCCGACCTCGATGTGCTGGCCATCGCCGCCTGGCAGTCGCTGATCGGTGCCGTACCGCTGGTTGTCGTCGCGCTGTGGTGGCCGGCCGAACCGATCAACTGGACGCCTTCACTGATTGGCGCGCTGCTCTACAACATCGTGCCGGGCACCGTGATCGCGTGGCTGCTGTGGCTGTACGCACTTCGCCGGCTGTCTGCCGGCACCACCAGCATGGTGTCGCTGGTGACGCCGGTCATCGGTGTGCTGTCGGCTGCCTGGCAGCTCGGCGAGCGTCCGGGCACCGGCGAACTGGTCGGCATGCTGCTGATCGGCATCGGCCTGCTGCTGCTGTCGGTCGAGGCGTGGCGCCGCGGCCGGACACCCTGA
- a CDS encoding DUF4126 domain-containing protein: MDTIDTIAAAAGLAWASGLRLYAVIFLAGLAGRLGWVDLPGDLDTLEHPLVLAAAGLMLCIEFFADKIPALDSLWDGVHTFIRIPAGALLAAWALADQSTPVVLAGALLGGSLTAGTHLTKAGSRIAINTSPEPVSNLIASTSEDGAAVGGLWLAFTYPIVFLGFLGVFLLCMLWLLPRVWRFLSDLLSWVAGKQAPG; the protein is encoded by the coding sequence ATGGACACCATCGACACGATTGCCGCCGCCGCCGGGCTTGCGTGGGCCAGCGGGCTGCGCCTGTATGCGGTGATCTTTCTCGCCGGTCTCGCCGGTCGCCTGGGCTGGGTCGATCTGCCGGGCGACCTCGACACGCTGGAACATCCGCTTGTGCTTGCTGCCGCCGGCCTGATGCTGTGCATCGAGTTTTTCGCCGACAAAATTCCGGCGCTCGACAGCCTGTGGGACGGCGTGCATACCTTCATCCGCATTCCTGCCGGCGCCTTGCTCGCCGCGTGGGCCCTCGCCGACCAGAGCACACCAGTCGTGCTGGCAGGCGCCCTGCTCGGCGGCTCACTCACTGCAGGCACGCATCTGACCAAGGCGGGCAGCCGCATCGCCATCAACACCTCGCCGGAACCGGTCAGCAATCTGATCGCGTCGACCAGCGAAGACGGCGCCGCAGTCGGCGGCCTGTGGCTGGCGTTCACCTATCCGATCGTGTTTCTCGGCTTCCTCGGCGTGTTCCTGCTGTGCATGCTGTGGCTGCTGCCACGCGTCTGGCGCTTCCTGAGCGACCTGTTGTCCTGGGTAGCCGGCAAACAGGCGCCCGGTTGA